Proteins found in one Pirellulales bacterium genomic segment:
- the gcvPB gene encoding aminomethyl-transferring glycine dehydrogenase subunit GcvPB, translated as MRNTRATRLLFELSQPGRRATRFPASDVPEQPLDDLLPASHRTETPPDLPELAEPDLVRHFANLSTLNMSVDTHFYPLGSCTMKHNPKRNERLASLPGIVNLHPYQPESSLQGMLQLLFELQQMLAEIAGLDAVSLQPAAGAHGELAALLVAAAYFRERGEKRTKVLVPDSAHGTNPASATIAGFDAVTVRSTPQGFVDVADLESKLDDDVAVFMITNPNTLGLFDRQIADIAAKVHARGGLIYLDGANMNAILGIARPGDFGADMMHFNPHKTFSGPHGGGGPGAGPIAVREMLAPYLPAPVVVKRGERYALDYDRPRSIGRVRSFFGNTGVLVRAYCYLRTHGPDGLKRVSENAVLNANYLLSRVKHILPVPQGDRCMHEFVATAADLKSSKGISAMDIAKRLLDYGFHAPTVYFPLTVRESMMIEPTETESKDTLDRFAETLFRITEEPADLLHEAPHTTPISRPDEVRAARQPVLRWSAATQGAES; from the coding sequence ATGCGTAATACACGTGCCACACGTTTGTTGTTCGAATTGTCTCAACCGGGGCGCCGCGCGACGCGTTTCCCCGCCAGCGACGTGCCCGAGCAACCGCTCGACGATTTGTTGCCGGCGAGCCACCGTACCGAAACGCCGCCAGATCTGCCCGAACTGGCCGAGCCCGATCTGGTGCGACACTTCGCCAACTTGTCGACCTTGAACATGTCGGTCGACACGCACTTCTATCCGCTCGGGTCCTGTACGATGAAGCACAATCCGAAGCGGAACGAGCGGTTGGCCAGCCTGCCGGGGATCGTGAATCTGCATCCCTACCAGCCCGAAAGCTCGTTACAAGGCATGCTGCAACTGTTGTTCGAGTTGCAGCAAATGCTGGCCGAGATTGCCGGTCTCGACGCCGTTTCGTTGCAGCCTGCGGCCGGTGCGCACGGCGAGCTGGCGGCCTTGCTCGTGGCGGCGGCCTATTTCCGCGAACGGGGAGAGAAGCGGACCAAGGTGCTCGTGCCCGACAGTGCGCACGGCACCAACCCGGCCAGCGCCACGATTGCCGGCTTCGACGCGGTCACGGTGCGCAGCACGCCGCAAGGCTTTGTCGACGTGGCCGATCTCGAGTCGAAGCTCGACGACGACGTCGCCGTGTTCATGATTACGAATCCCAATACCCTGGGGCTCTTCGACCGGCAGATCGCCGACATCGCGGCCAAGGTACATGCTCGGGGGGGGCTGATCTATCTCGACGGCGCGAACATGAACGCGATTCTCGGCATCGCGCGGCCGGGCGATTTCGGCGCCGACATGATGCACTTCAATCCGCACAAGACCTTTAGCGGCCCCCACGGCGGCGGTGGTCCCGGCGCCGGTCCGATCGCCGTCCGCGAGATGCTTGCTCCTTACCTGCCCGCCCCCGTGGTGGTGAAGCGGGGGGAGCGTTACGCGCTCGACTACGATCGCCCCCGCTCGATCGGCCGCGTGCGCAGCTTTTTCGGCAACACGGGCGTGCTCGTGCGTGCCTACTGTTATCTGCGGACGCACGGCCCGGACGGGCTCAAGCGAGTTTCTGAAAACGCCGTGCTCAATGCCAACTACCTGTTGAGTCGCGTGAAGCACATCCTGCCGGTGCCACAGGGGGATCGCTGCATGCACGAATTCGTCGCCACGGCGGCGGACTTGAAGTCGAGCAAGGGCATCTCGGCGATGGATATCGCCAAGCGTTTGCTCGACTATGGCTTCCACGCCCCCACGGTCTACTTTCCGCTGACGGTGCGGGAATCGATGATGATCGAGCCGACCGAAACGGAAAGCAAAGACACGCTCGATCGTTTCGCCGAAACCCTCTTTCGCATTACCGAAGAGCCGGCCGATCTGCTGCACGAAGCTCCCCATACGACTCCGATCAGCCGGCCCGACGAAGTGCGTGCCGCCCGGCAGCCGGTATTACGCTGGTCAGCAGCCACCCAGGGGGCTGAGTCGTAG